In Lutra lutra chromosome 6, mLutLut1.2, whole genome shotgun sequence, the following are encoded in one genomic region:
- the ZNF318 gene encoding zinc finger protein 318 isoform X3 has translation MYRSGARSSVSSHRPKESGGGGPRTGRSSGSSSGPARRTSPPPSGSSSSRNPARRPRSPSGHRGRRASPSPPRGRRGSPSPPRGRRASPSPPRGRRVSPSPPRARRGSPSPPRGRRLFPPGSAGFRGSSRGESRAEFARDGRGDHPGDSGSRRRSPGLRSDSSLEQSLRITVGNDHFCVGIPERRRLSDRLGSPVDNLEDVDRDDLTDDSVFTRSSQCSRGLERYISREEGPLSPFLGQLDEDYRTRETFLHRSDYSPHISCHDELLRGTERNRDKLKGSYSIRPEERSREAKRPRYDDTEKIHSMGGDHSGFTSGTRNYRQRRRSPSPRFLDPEFRELDLARRKREEEEERSRSLSQELVGVDGGDNSCPIPGLSGVLTASEPGYSLHRPEEVSVMPKKSILKKRIEVDMEPSIQLESFSSSTSSSQDHPVYSGHPSLPLSGAIAAFASEIENKGAMVETTLKEPQGNLYQWGPLPGIPKDNSPLREKFGSFLCHKEKLNMKAEGPERHTDFLLPHERASQDGSGFSRILSMLADSTSTQEKRRRSFPDIEDEEKFLYGDEEEDLKAESPPKPLGGSESEVLRQKASSLPSSAPAVKLESIEDTNPEYAKIHDLLKTIGLDIGVAEISKLAARTQERLHGKKPSRSSADRRSSVDQHFSADHCPSVDHHFSADRHSSDPHRLESREAHHSNTHSPEVSHPHPVSPVDPYLLTKNSPPFLKSDHSVGHIAGPEVVGSGFQSSVAVRCMLPSAPSAPIRLPHPASLSQFHMPRASQFAAARIPPNYQGPAIPPASFDAYRHYMAYAASRWPMYPASQPSNHSLPEPHRVIPVTKQATRSRPNLRVIPTVTPDEPKQEESVLSSIPTAQVPVQVSIPSLIRYNPEKISDEKNRASQKLKVIEEREKLKSDREARQKKMYYLRTELERLHKQQGEMLRKKRREKDGHKDPLLVEVSRLQDNIMKDIAELRQEAEEAEKKQSELDKVAQILGINILDKSQKSSNDCKETTEKPGKAEKSRSPEKVSSSSNSSSTSKESKVNSENSHTKSPKPAESPQPATKQSDQPIAAYEYYDAGNHWCKDCNTICGTMFDFFTHMHNKKHTQKQLPKSRFLERRTPKDIFASERQG, from the exons ATGTACCGCAGCGGCGCCCGCTCCTCCGTCTCTTCGCACCGGCCTAAAGAGAGCGGCGGGGGCGGCCCCCGCACCGGCCGCAGCTCCGGCTCCTCCTCAGGCCCGGCTCGCCGCACCTCGCCGCCGCCCTCCGGCTCCTCCTCGTCGCGGAACCCCGCTCGCCGGCCCCGCTCGCCTTCAGGGCACCGCGGCCGCCGGGCCTCTCCGTCCCCGCCGCGGGGTCGCCGCGGCTCTCCGTCCCCGCCCCGCGGCCGCCGGGCCTCGCCTTCCCCGCCGCGGGGTCGTCGCGTTTCCCCCTCCCCGCCGCGGGCCCGTCGTGGCTCCCCATCGCCGCCGCGGGGCCGACGACTCTTCCCGCCGGGCTCGGCCGGTTTCCGAGGCAGCAGCCGGGGGGAGTCCCGCGCCGAGTTCGCCCGGGACGGCCGCGGAGACCATCCAGGCGACAGCGGCAGCCGG AGGCGCTCTCCTGGTCTGCGTTCTGACTCTTCTTTGGAACAGAGCTTAAGGATCACTGTTGGCAATGACCATTTCTGTGTTGGCATACCAGAACGGCGGCGGCTTAGTGATCGACTGGGGTCACCAGTGGATAATCTGGAGGACGTGGACAG GGATGACCTGACTGACGATTCTGTCTTCACTCGAAGTTCCCAATGCTCTCGAGGTCTGGAACGATATATTTCCCGGGAGGAGGGACCTCTTAGTCCATTCTTAGGACAACTTGATGAGGACTACCGGACAAGAGAAACTTTCCTGCATCGTTCTGATTATAGTCCCCATATCAGTTGTCATGATGAGCTGTTGCGGGgaacagaaaggaatagagataaACTCAAAGGCTCCTACTCCATAAGACCCGAGGAAAGGAGTCGGGAGGCCAAACGGCCCCGTTATGATGACACAGAGAAGATACACAGCATGGGAGGTGATCACTCAGGTTTTACATCAGGGACCCGCAACTATCGACAGCGTAGACGAAGCCCAAGCCCTAGGTTTCTAGATCCTGAGTTTCGAGAGCTGGACCTTGCCAGGCGAAAacgagaggaagaggaggaacgAAGTAGGAGCTTGAGTCAGGAGCTGGTTGGAGTTGATGGTGGTGACAATAGCTGTCCCATTCCCGGACTATCAGGTGTCCTAACAGCATCGGAGCCAGGATATTCTTTACATCGGCCTGAGGAAGTATCTGTGATGCCCAAGAAGTCAATTCTGAAGAAACGGATTGAGGTGGACATGGAGCCTTCCATTCAG CTTGAGAGTTTTTCCAGCAGTACCAGCTCCAGCCAGGATCACCCTGTCTACTCTGGTCACCCATCTCTTCCACTAAGTGGTGCTATTGCTGCTTTTGCCTCCGAGATTGAAAACAAGGGAGCTATGGTAGAGACTACCCTAAAGGAACCTCAGGGCAACCTCTACCAATGGGGTCCTCTCCCTGGGATACCCAAAGACAACAGTCCTCTCAGAgaaaagtttggaagttttctgtgCCACAAGGAGAAATTGAATATGAAGGCTGAGGGGCCTGAGCGACACACAGACTTCTTGCTGCCCCATGAGAGGGCTAGCCAGGATGGCAGTGGTTTTTCCCGCATTTTGAGCATGTTGGCAGACTCTACCAGTACACAGGAAAAAAGGCGCCGTAGTTTCCCTGATATTGAGGATGAGGAGAAATTTCTCTATGGGGATGAAGAAGAGGATTTAAAGGCCGAATCTCCACCAAAGCCCCTTGGGGGCTCTGAGAGTGAAGTCTTGAGACAGAAGGCAAGCTCCCTGCCCTCTTCAGCTCCAGCTGTAAAACTAGAATCAATAGAAGACACCAATCCAGAATACGCCAAGATTCATGACTTGCTTAAGACCATAGGGCTGGATATTGGGGTAGCAGAGATTAGTAAACTGGCTGCCCGCACCCAGGAACGACTTCATGGCAAGAAACCATCACGTTCCTCAGCCGACCGCCGTTCATCAGTTGACCAGCACTTTTCAGCAGACCACTGTCCCTCAGTTGACCACCATTTCTCAGCTGATCGGCACTCCTCAGATCCTCACAGACTGGAGAGCAGGGAGGCACACCATAGCAATACCCACTCCCCAGAGGTGTCCCATCCACATCCAGTCTCCCCTGTAGATCCTTACCTGCTCACAAAAAACAGCCCCCCGTTTCTAAAGTCTGACCATTCAGTGGGTCATATTGCAGGGCCAGAGGTAGTTGGCAGTGGTTTTCAGTCATCTGTGGCCGTCAGATGCATGTTACCATCAGCCCCATCTGCCCCAATTAGACTTCCACATCCTGCTTCATTATCTCAGTTTCATATGCCAAGGGCATCTCAGTTTGCTGCAGCTCGGATACCTCCAAACTACCAGGgacctgccattccccctgcttcctTCGATGCCTATAGGCATTACATGGCATATGCAGCCTCTAGGTGGCCCATGTACCCTGCTTCTCAGCCTTCCAACCATTCTCTACCTGAACCACACAGGGTAATACCTGTTACCAAACAAGCTACTCGTAGCCGTCCCAATCTCCGTGTGATCCCCACTGTGACTCCTGATGAGCCCAAACAGGAGGAGTCAGTGCTAAGCTCAATTCCTACTGCTCAAGTGCCTGTCCAGGTGTCCATCCCATCACTCATAAGATACAATCCGGAGAAGATCTCTGATGAGAAGAACCGCGCTTCCCAGAAACTGAAG GTTAttgaagagagggaaaagttGAAGAGTGACCGGGAAGCTCGCCAGAAGAAGATGTACTACCTCAGGACTGAATTGGAGCGGCTTCATAAACAACAAG GGGAAATGCTACGCAAGAAACGAAGGGAGAAGGATGGCCATAAAGACCCGCTCCTGGTGGAGGTGAGTCGGCTTCAAGATAACATTATGAAGGACATTGCAGAACTTCGACAAGAGGCAGAAGAGGCCGAAAAGAAGCAGTCTGAACTGGACAAAGTGGCTCAGATCTTGGGAATTAACATTTTGGATAAATCCCAAAAGTCTTCAAATGACTGTAAAGAGACTACAGAGAAGCCTGGAAAAGCGGAAAAATCTAGGAGCCCAGAAAAAGTGTCCTCATCCTCAAATTCCTCTTCCACCAGCAAG GAATCAAAGGTAAACAGTGAGAATTCCCATACTAAGAGCCCCAAGCCTGCTGAGAGCCCCCAGCCAGCTACTAAGCAGTCTGATCAGCCTATTGCTGCCTATGAGTATTATGATGCTGGCAATCACTGGTGCAAAGACTGCAACACCATCTGTGGAACcatgtttgacttcttcactcATATGCACAATAAGAAGCACACACAG aaGCAGTTGCCAAAGTCCAGATTTCTAGAAAGAAGAACTCCAAAAGACATCTTTGCCTCAGAGAGGCAGGGATAG
- the ZNF318 gene encoding zinc finger protein 318 isoform X2: MYRSGARSSVSSHRPKESGGGGPRTGRSSGSSSGPARRTSPPPSGSSSSRNPARRPRSPSGHRGRRASPSPPRGRRGSPSPPRGRRASPSPPRGRRVSPSPPRARRGSPSPPRGRRLFPPGSAGFRGSSRGESRAEFARDGRGDHPGDSGSRRRSPGLRSDSSLEQSLRITVGNDHFCVGIPERRRLSDRLGSPVDNLEDVDRDDLTDDSVFTRSSQCSRGLERYISREEGPLSPFLGQLDEDYRTRETFLHRSDYSPHISCHDELLRGTERNRDKLKGSYSIRPEERSREAKRPRYDDTEKIHSMGGDHSGFTSGTRNYRQRRRSPSPRFLDPEFRELDLARRKREEEEERSRSLSQELVGVDGGDNSCPIPGLSGVLTASEPGYSLHRPEEVSVMPKKSILKKRIEVDMEPSIQLESFSSSTSSSQDHPVYSGHPSLPLSGAIAAFASEIENKGAMVETTLKEPQGNLYQWGPLPGIPKDNSPLREKFGSFLCHKEKLNMKAEGPERHTDFLLPHERASQDGSGFSRILSMLADSTSTQEKRRRSFPDIEDEEKFLYGDEEEDLKAESPPKPLGGSESEVLRQKASSLPSSAPAVKLESIEDTNPEYAKIHDLLKTIGLDIGVAEISKLAARTQERLHGKKPSRSSADRRSSVDQHFSADHCPSVDHHFSADRHSSDPHRLESREAHHSNTHSPEVSHPHPVSPVDPYLLTKNSPPFLKSDHSVGHIAGPEVVGSGFQSSVAVRCMLPSAPSAPIRLPHPASLSQFHMPRASQFAAARIPPNYQGPAIPPASFDAYRHYMAYAASRWPMYPASQPSNHSLPEPHRVIPVTKQATRSRPNLRVIPTVTPDEPKQEESVLSSIPTAQVPVQVSIPSLIRYNPEKISDEKNRASQKLKVIEEREKLKSDREARQKKMYYLRTELERLHKQQGEMLRKKRREKDGHKDPLLVEVSRLQDNIMKDIAELRQEAEEAEKKQSELDKVAQILGINILDKSQKSSNDCKETTEKPGKAEKSRSPEKVSSSSNSSSTSKESKVNSENSHTKSPKPAESPQPATKQSDQPIAAYEYYDAGNHWCKDCNTICGTMFDFFTHMHNKKHTQEPQSEDPRDTIKGDIIPRAQSRGPTCN, translated from the exons ATGTACCGCAGCGGCGCCCGCTCCTCCGTCTCTTCGCACCGGCCTAAAGAGAGCGGCGGGGGCGGCCCCCGCACCGGCCGCAGCTCCGGCTCCTCCTCAGGCCCGGCTCGCCGCACCTCGCCGCCGCCCTCCGGCTCCTCCTCGTCGCGGAACCCCGCTCGCCGGCCCCGCTCGCCTTCAGGGCACCGCGGCCGCCGGGCCTCTCCGTCCCCGCCGCGGGGTCGCCGCGGCTCTCCGTCCCCGCCCCGCGGCCGCCGGGCCTCGCCTTCCCCGCCGCGGGGTCGTCGCGTTTCCCCCTCCCCGCCGCGGGCCCGTCGTGGCTCCCCATCGCCGCCGCGGGGCCGACGACTCTTCCCGCCGGGCTCGGCCGGTTTCCGAGGCAGCAGCCGGGGGGAGTCCCGCGCCGAGTTCGCCCGGGACGGCCGCGGAGACCATCCAGGCGACAGCGGCAGCCGG AGGCGCTCTCCTGGTCTGCGTTCTGACTCTTCTTTGGAACAGAGCTTAAGGATCACTGTTGGCAATGACCATTTCTGTGTTGGCATACCAGAACGGCGGCGGCTTAGTGATCGACTGGGGTCACCAGTGGATAATCTGGAGGACGTGGACAG GGATGACCTGACTGACGATTCTGTCTTCACTCGAAGTTCCCAATGCTCTCGAGGTCTGGAACGATATATTTCCCGGGAGGAGGGACCTCTTAGTCCATTCTTAGGACAACTTGATGAGGACTACCGGACAAGAGAAACTTTCCTGCATCGTTCTGATTATAGTCCCCATATCAGTTGTCATGATGAGCTGTTGCGGGgaacagaaaggaatagagataaACTCAAAGGCTCCTACTCCATAAGACCCGAGGAAAGGAGTCGGGAGGCCAAACGGCCCCGTTATGATGACACAGAGAAGATACACAGCATGGGAGGTGATCACTCAGGTTTTACATCAGGGACCCGCAACTATCGACAGCGTAGACGAAGCCCAAGCCCTAGGTTTCTAGATCCTGAGTTTCGAGAGCTGGACCTTGCCAGGCGAAAacgagaggaagaggaggaacgAAGTAGGAGCTTGAGTCAGGAGCTGGTTGGAGTTGATGGTGGTGACAATAGCTGTCCCATTCCCGGACTATCAGGTGTCCTAACAGCATCGGAGCCAGGATATTCTTTACATCGGCCTGAGGAAGTATCTGTGATGCCCAAGAAGTCAATTCTGAAGAAACGGATTGAGGTGGACATGGAGCCTTCCATTCAG CTTGAGAGTTTTTCCAGCAGTACCAGCTCCAGCCAGGATCACCCTGTCTACTCTGGTCACCCATCTCTTCCACTAAGTGGTGCTATTGCTGCTTTTGCCTCCGAGATTGAAAACAAGGGAGCTATGGTAGAGACTACCCTAAAGGAACCTCAGGGCAACCTCTACCAATGGGGTCCTCTCCCTGGGATACCCAAAGACAACAGTCCTCTCAGAgaaaagtttggaagttttctgtgCCACAAGGAGAAATTGAATATGAAGGCTGAGGGGCCTGAGCGACACACAGACTTCTTGCTGCCCCATGAGAGGGCTAGCCAGGATGGCAGTGGTTTTTCCCGCATTTTGAGCATGTTGGCAGACTCTACCAGTACACAGGAAAAAAGGCGCCGTAGTTTCCCTGATATTGAGGATGAGGAGAAATTTCTCTATGGGGATGAAGAAGAGGATTTAAAGGCCGAATCTCCACCAAAGCCCCTTGGGGGCTCTGAGAGTGAAGTCTTGAGACAGAAGGCAAGCTCCCTGCCCTCTTCAGCTCCAGCTGTAAAACTAGAATCAATAGAAGACACCAATCCAGAATACGCCAAGATTCATGACTTGCTTAAGACCATAGGGCTGGATATTGGGGTAGCAGAGATTAGTAAACTGGCTGCCCGCACCCAGGAACGACTTCATGGCAAGAAACCATCACGTTCCTCAGCCGACCGCCGTTCATCAGTTGACCAGCACTTTTCAGCAGACCACTGTCCCTCAGTTGACCACCATTTCTCAGCTGATCGGCACTCCTCAGATCCTCACAGACTGGAGAGCAGGGAGGCACACCATAGCAATACCCACTCCCCAGAGGTGTCCCATCCACATCCAGTCTCCCCTGTAGATCCTTACCTGCTCACAAAAAACAGCCCCCCGTTTCTAAAGTCTGACCATTCAGTGGGTCATATTGCAGGGCCAGAGGTAGTTGGCAGTGGTTTTCAGTCATCTGTGGCCGTCAGATGCATGTTACCATCAGCCCCATCTGCCCCAATTAGACTTCCACATCCTGCTTCATTATCTCAGTTTCATATGCCAAGGGCATCTCAGTTTGCTGCAGCTCGGATACCTCCAAACTACCAGGgacctgccattccccctgcttcctTCGATGCCTATAGGCATTACATGGCATATGCAGCCTCTAGGTGGCCCATGTACCCTGCTTCTCAGCCTTCCAACCATTCTCTACCTGAACCACACAGGGTAATACCTGTTACCAAACAAGCTACTCGTAGCCGTCCCAATCTCCGTGTGATCCCCACTGTGACTCCTGATGAGCCCAAACAGGAGGAGTCAGTGCTAAGCTCAATTCCTACTGCTCAAGTGCCTGTCCAGGTGTCCATCCCATCACTCATAAGATACAATCCGGAGAAGATCTCTGATGAGAAGAACCGCGCTTCCCAGAAACTGAAG GTTAttgaagagagggaaaagttGAAGAGTGACCGGGAAGCTCGCCAGAAGAAGATGTACTACCTCAGGACTGAATTGGAGCGGCTTCATAAACAACAAG GGGAAATGCTACGCAAGAAACGAAGGGAGAAGGATGGCCATAAAGACCCGCTCCTGGTGGAGGTGAGTCGGCTTCAAGATAACATTATGAAGGACATTGCAGAACTTCGACAAGAGGCAGAAGAGGCCGAAAAGAAGCAGTCTGAACTGGACAAAGTGGCTCAGATCTTGGGAATTAACATTTTGGATAAATCCCAAAAGTCTTCAAATGACTGTAAAGAGACTACAGAGAAGCCTGGAAAAGCGGAAAAATCTAGGAGCCCAGAAAAAGTGTCCTCATCCTCAAATTCCTCTTCCACCAGCAAG GAATCAAAGGTAAACAGTGAGAATTCCCATACTAAGAGCCCCAAGCCTGCTGAGAGCCCCCAGCCAGCTACTAAGCAGTCTGATCAGCCTATTGCTGCCTATGAGTATTATGATGCTGGCAATCACTGGTGCAAAGACTGCAACACCATCTGTGGAACcatgtttgacttcttcactcATATGCACAATAAGAAGCACACACAG GAGCCCCAATCTGAAGACCCAAGAGATACCATCAAAGGAGACATCATCCCCAGGGCTCAGTCCAGGGGACCTACCTGTAACTAA